A window of the Sphaerobacter thermophilus DSM 20745 genome harbors these coding sequences:
- the folP gene encoding dihydropteroate synthase, which translates to MSTTLAPLRTPTFTWEWGRRTYVMGIVNVTPDSFSGDGLAGQLDAVVERARAMIAAGADVIDVGGESTRPGYTPVPAEEELRRVIPAIEALADAIDVPISIDTSKAVVAEAALKAGAHIVNDIRGLSADPEIAAVAAAAGAPVVIMHDLKIETEDRLIPDIVRELSLRIERALAAGIPWEHIIIDPGFGFGKTAELNLVLLRRLRELTVLGRPILAGTSRKSTIGRVLGTDPDDRVEGTAATVALAIANGADIVRVHDVPQMVRVARMTDAVVRGWSE; encoded by the coding sequence GTGTCGACGACGCTCGCACCCCTGCGCACACCCACCTTCACCTGGGAGTGGGGCCGGCGGACTTACGTCATGGGCATCGTCAATGTGACGCCCGACTCGTTTAGCGGCGACGGCCTGGCCGGTCAACTCGACGCGGTCGTCGAGCGCGCCCGGGCTATGATCGCCGCGGGCGCTGACGTGATCGATGTCGGGGGAGAGTCGACCCGTCCGGGCTACACGCCGGTTCCGGCCGAGGAGGAACTGCGCCGCGTCATCCCGGCCATCGAGGCCCTGGCGGACGCGATCGACGTGCCGATCTCAATCGACACCTCCAAGGCAGTCGTTGCCGAGGCCGCTCTCAAGGCCGGTGCCCATATCGTGAACGACATCCGCGGGCTGAGCGCCGACCCCGAGATCGCCGCCGTCGCGGCCGCGGCCGGGGCACCCGTCGTCATCATGCACGACCTGAAGATCGAGACGGAGGATCGGCTGATCCCCGACATCGTGCGCGAACTCAGCCTGCGCATCGAGCGCGCGCTCGCCGCCGGCATCCCCTGGGAGCACATCATCATCGACCCCGGTTTCGGCTTTGGTAAGACGGCCGAGTTGAACCTGGTCCTCCTCCGGCGGCTGCGGGAGTTGACCGTGCTCGGCCGCCCCATCCTGGCCGGCACCTCGCGCAAGAGCACCATCGGCCGCGTGCTCGGGACCGACCCGGACGACCGGGTCGAGGGGACCGCCGCCACGGTGGCACTCGCCATCGCCAATGGGGCTGACATCGTCCGGGTGCACGACGTGCCGCAGATGGTCCGCGTGGCGCGCATGACCGACGCCGTCGTACGTGGATGGAGCGAGTGA
- the gatA gene encoding Asp-tRNA(Asn)/Glu-tRNA(Gln) amidotransferase subunit GatA: MTAELTNLSAIEARRRLDRREVSAVELTEAHLERIERLEPHLHAFITVMADVARAQAREADRRIAAGEATALTGIPVALKDILCTVDAPTTAASKILRNYQSPYDATVVRRLREQGAVFVGKTNTDEFAMGSSTENSAFFVTRNPWDLNRVPGGSSGGSAAAVAAGEAILALGSDTGGSIRQPAGFCGVVGVKPTYGRVSRYGLLAFASSLDQIGPFARSVADAAVLLEAISGRDPNDSTSVDLPVPSYVDALGQDIRGMRIGIAREYQVEGVDPEVERVVQAAITELERLGAELVEVSLPHTSYALATYYIIAPAEASANLARYDGVKYGLSIQEDTLLEDYLQTRGQGFGPEVKRRIMLGTYALSSGYYDAYYVKAQKVRTLIKRDFDEAFEKVDVIAGPTSPTVAFGIGERVDDPIQMYLADIFTIPANMAGIPGVAIPCGFAHGMPVSLQLLGRAFDEATVLRVAHAYEQAAGWSERRPPLDMARADASGDTK, translated from the coding sequence GTGACGGCCGAACTGACGAATCTGAGTGCCATCGAGGCGCGGCGGCGGCTGGATCGCCGCGAAGTAAGCGCGGTCGAGTTGACTGAGGCGCATCTGGAGCGGATCGAGCGCCTGGAACCGCACCTCCACGCCTTCATCACCGTCATGGCGGATGTGGCCCGCGCTCAGGCGCGTGAGGCGGACCGGCGCATCGCTGCCGGGGAGGCGACCGCGCTGACCGGGATCCCGGTCGCGCTCAAGGACATCCTCTGCACGGTGGACGCGCCGACCACAGCCGCCTCCAAGATCCTGCGCAACTATCAGAGTCCCTACGACGCGACGGTCGTCCGCCGGCTGCGCGAGCAGGGCGCGGTCTTCGTCGGCAAGACCAACACCGACGAGTTCGCCATGGGGTCCTCGACCGAGAACTCGGCGTTCTTCGTCACCCGCAACCCGTGGGATCTCAACCGGGTCCCGGGCGGCAGCAGTGGGGGCTCGGCGGCCGCGGTTGCGGCGGGCGAGGCGATCCTGGCGCTGGGCTCGGACACCGGCGGCTCGATCCGGCAGCCAGCCGGCTTCTGCGGCGTGGTTGGGGTCAAGCCGACGTACGGTCGTGTCTCGCGTTATGGCCTGCTCGCCTTCGCCAGCAGCCTGGACCAGATCGGGCCGTTCGCGCGCAGCGTGGCGGACGCCGCGGTGCTGCTGGAAGCCATCAGCGGGCGCGATCCGAACGACTCGACATCGGTGGATCTGCCGGTCCCGTCCTATGTCGACGCGCTGGGGCAGGACATCCGCGGGATGCGTATCGGCATCGCGCGGGAGTACCAGGTCGAGGGAGTCGACCCCGAGGTCGAGCGGGTGGTGCAGGCCGCCATCACCGAGCTGGAGCGTCTCGGTGCCGAATTGGTCGAGGTCAGCCTGCCGCACACGAGCTATGCGCTGGCGACGTACTACATCATCGCTCCGGCTGAGGCCAGCGCCAACCTGGCGCGCTACGACGGCGTGAAGTACGGCTTGAGCATCCAGGAGGACACCCTGCTTGAAGACTATCTCCAGACGCGCGGGCAGGGATTCGGGCCGGAGGTCAAGCGCCGGATCATGCTCGGCACCTATGCCCTCAGCTCCGGCTACTATGACGCCTACTACGTGAAGGCCCAGAAGGTCCGCACGCTCATCAAGCGCGACTTCGACGAGGCTTTCGAGAAGGTGGACGTGATCGCCGGGCCGACATCGCCGACGGTTGCGTTCGGGATCGGCGAGCGGGTGGACGACCCGATCCAGATGTATCTGGCCGATATCTTCACCATCCCGGCGAACATGGCGGGGATCCCCGGCGTGGCGATACCCTGCGGCTTCGCCCACGGGATGCCGGTGAGCTTGCAGTTGCTCGGCCGAGCGTTCGACGAGGCGACGGTGCTTCGAGTGGCGCACGCCTACGAGCAGGCGGCGGGGTGGTCCGAGCGCCGGCCGCCGCTCGACATGGCGCGCGCGGATGCATCGGGCGATACCAAGTGA
- a CDS encoding LLM class flavin-dependent oxidoreductase, translated as MDLPRVGLDLTEKLRVPEAVDAIVRAEARGVPMVWSTIRRGAPDAMTFFAAGAVRTSRIGLGTAVVPTYPRHPAVLASQALAVEQLAPGRFRLGIGPSHRPVIENSLGIPMDRPLAHLREYLIVLRALLWEGAVDFEGRYFSVHLETGQTAQVPIYISALRANAYRLAGELADGAISWMCPADYLRETAALAMAEAAQAAGRATPRLVAHVPVAMTSDRAQMLEVARPRVGGYARLPFYAAMFADAGFPVDGGVVSDDLLDHLVVWGDEARVQERLAGLLGDGIDELLVMAIPVSDLAQEEERLSRVLVALAN; from the coding sequence ATGGATCTGCCGCGTGTGGGATTGGATCTGACGGAGAAACTGCGGGTGCCGGAAGCGGTGGATGCGATCGTCCGGGCGGAAGCCCGCGGCGTGCCGATGGTGTGGTCCACGATCCGGCGTGGGGCGCCCGACGCCATGACGTTCTTCGCTGCGGGGGCAGTACGTACCAGCCGCATTGGCCTGGGCACCGCGGTCGTGCCGACCTATCCCCGGCATCCCGCGGTGCTCGCATCGCAGGCACTGGCGGTGGAGCAACTGGCGCCCGGGCGCTTCCGGCTCGGCATCGGCCCGAGCCACCGGCCGGTGATCGAGAACAGCCTTGGTATCCCGATGGACCGGCCGCTGGCGCACTTGCGGGAGTACCTGATCGTCCTGCGCGCGCTGCTCTGGGAAGGCGCGGTCGACTTCGAGGGCCGATATTTCTCGGTGCATCTCGAGACCGGCCAGACGGCCCAGGTGCCGATCTACATCTCCGCCTTGCGCGCGAACGCGTACCGCCTGGCGGGTGAACTCGCCGACGGCGCGATCTCTTGGATGTGCCCTGCCGACTACCTGCGGGAAACCGCGGCACTGGCGATGGCGGAGGCCGCGCAGGCCGCGGGTCGGGCAACACCGCGACTGGTCGCCCATGTCCCGGTGGCGATGACGTCCGACCGGGCCCAGATGCTGGAGGTCGCTCGCCCGAGGGTCGGCGGCTACGCGCGCCTGCCGTTCTACGCTGCGATGTTCGCCGACGCCGGGTTCCCGGTGGACGGCGGGGTCGTCAGCGACGACCTGCTGGACCACCTGGTCGTCTGGGGCGACGAGGCGCGGGTGCAGGAGCGGCTCGCCGGGCTCCTTGGCGACGGCATCGACGAGTTGCTCGTCATGGCCATCCCAGTGTCCGATCTTGCCCAGGAAGAGGAGCGCCTCTCCCGCGTGCTGGTCGCCCTGGCGAACTGA
- a CDS encoding 3'-5' exonuclease, producing MYGGLSDRAAAVAWAAEMLRRRDVLFLDTETTGLDGQAEIVEIAVVDAQGTVLLDTLVRPLRPIPPEVQAIHGITDRMVAGAPRWPEVHAELVRLFRERPRAVVYNAAFDRRVIAQTAQQHCLPPPTAEWHCAMLRYAAYAGERHPVTGKYRWHRLDRAAAALGIPRPTHRALGDALVCRGVVAAMAGLGGRLGHRR from the coding sequence GTGTACGGGGGACTCTCGGACCGGGCAGCCGCGGTGGCGTGGGCGGCAGAGATGCTGCGCCGCCGCGACGTGCTCTTCCTCGATACCGAGACGACCGGCCTCGACGGCCAGGCGGAGATCGTGGAGATCGCGGTCGTCGACGCCCAGGGCACGGTGCTGCTCGACACACTCGTGCGCCCGCTGCGGCCGATCCCGCCCGAGGTGCAGGCCATCCACGGTATCACCGACCGCATGGTAGCCGGTGCTCCCAGGTGGCCGGAGGTCCATGCCGAACTGGTGCGACTCTTCCGCGAGCGCCCGCGTGCGGTGGTCTACAACGCGGCGTTCGATCGCCGGGTCATCGCTCAGACTGCCCAGCAGCACTGCCTGCCGCCGCCCACCGCCGAGTGGCACTGTGCCATGCTGCGCTACGCCGCGTATGCCGGCGAACGTCATCCGGTCACCGGCAAGTACCGGTGGCACCGGCTGGACCGCGCCGCGGCCGCGCTGGGCATACCCCGGCCGACGCACCGGGCGCTGGGCGACGCCCTGGTCTGCCGGGGCGTGGTCGCCGCCATGGCAGGCCTGGGCGGACGCCTTGGCCATCGACGTTAG
- the folE gene encoding GTP cyclohydrolase I FolE, producing MDRERIAAAVAEILRAIGEDPDRPDLRRTPRRVADLFAEMFGGLAIDPRTYLAGALPEEHGELVVIHDVTVRSMCEHHLVPMVGLAHVAYLPAGRIAGFDRIVKVVDAYARRPQIQERLTRQVADTIDEMLSPAGVAVRFELEHMCMTIRGSRRPGSRVVTTAYRGVFRDDPAWRAEFHAALE from the coding sequence ATGGACCGGGAGCGCATCGCCGCCGCCGTCGCTGAGATCCTTCGTGCCATCGGGGAGGACCCCGACCGTCCCGACCTGCGCCGTACGCCGCGGCGCGTCGCCGACCTCTTCGCCGAGATGTTCGGCGGGCTGGCCATCGATCCACGCACCTACCTGGCGGGCGCGCTACCCGAGGAGCACGGCGAACTGGTTGTGATCCACGATGTCACCGTGCGCTCGATGTGCGAGCACCACCTCGTGCCGATGGTCGGCCTGGCACACGTGGCCTACCTACCGGCCGGCCGCATCGCCGGGTTCGACCGGATCGTCAAGGTGGTCGATGCCTACGCACGCCGTCCGCAGATCCAGGAACGCCTCACGCGGCAGGTGGCGGACACCATTGATGAGATGCTGTCACCGGCCGGGGTTGCGGTGCGCTTCGAGTTAGAGCACATGTGTATGACGATCCGGGGCTCGCGTCGCCCAGGCAGCCGCGTGGTCACGACGGCTTACCGCGGTGTCTTCCGCGACGACCCCGCCTGGCGCGCCGAGTTCCATGCAGCGTTGGAGTAG
- a CDS encoding FtsB family cell division protein produces MGDRLTAFRAYAERVRGRVVALIVLAIGLYFVVAFGEQAWRARALQAEIAGRREALAAMQARHDELAWQLVRYRSDYESYVERIARRDLNLSRPGETVILLRLRPAPEPTPTPTPEPGERTASDPAWRAWLDLFGLP; encoded by the coding sequence GTGGGCGACCGGTTGACCGCCTTCCGCGCCTACGCCGAGCGCGTCCGCGGGCGCGTGGTCGCGCTGATCGTGCTGGCCATCGGGCTCTACTTCGTCGTGGCCTTCGGTGAGCAGGCGTGGCGGGCGCGCGCGTTGCAGGCGGAGATCGCCGGACGTCGGGAAGCCCTGGCGGCGATGCAGGCGCGGCACGACGAGCTTGCCTGGCAGTTGGTGCGCTACCGCTCCGACTACGAGAGCTACGTGGAGCGCATCGCGCGGCGCGACCTCAACCTCTCCCGCCCCGGCGAGACGGTCATTCTGCTCCGGCTGCGACCCGCGCCGGAGCCAACCCCGACTCCGACGCCGGAGCCGGGCGAGCGGACGGCCAGTGACCCCGCCTGGCGCGCCTGGCTAGACCTCTTCGGGTTGCCCTGA
- a CDS encoding ABC transporter permease produces the protein MLAYAIRRVFLAVPVMLIVASAVFLLMHFAPGDPVGVMLGPDASEEQRLALREKLGLDDPIVVQYVRWLSHVLRGDLGQSLFLDQPVTTALAERAQPTIMLGILSLIVAIVIGLTSGILAARSRGSWLDLSLMGGAMIGITVPSFVLGLLLIFFFAIQLRWLPVAGYQPLSAGLWESLRYLILPAITLGAGQSAFLGRMTRSMMLDVLGQDYVRTARAKGLAEQTVILRHTLRNAFVPLLTIIGLMTATLMSGAVITEQIFDIPGMGRLLIQAVVRRDFPLVQGAVLVIAAVYVLINLLVDLLVGFVDPRIER, from the coding sequence ATGCTTGCTTACGCGATTCGCCGCGTCTTCCTGGCCGTTCCGGTCATGCTGATCGTCGCCAGCGCTGTCTTCCTGCTGATGCACTTCGCGCCGGGGGATCCGGTCGGCGTGATGCTGGGGCCCGACGCCTCCGAAGAGCAGCGGCTGGCATTGCGGGAGAAGCTCGGCCTCGATGATCCCATCGTCGTCCAGTACGTCCGGTGGCTGAGTCATGTCCTGCGTGGGGACCTGGGACAGTCCTTGTTCCTCGACCAGCCGGTGACGACGGCGTTGGCGGAGCGTGCGCAGCCGACCATCATGCTCGGGATACTCTCCCTGATCGTCGCGATTGTCATCGGGCTGACGTCAGGCATCCTCGCGGCTCGGAGTCGTGGCTCCTGGCTCGATCTGTCACTGATGGGCGGCGCCATGATCGGGATCACCGTGCCGTCCTTCGTGCTCGGGCTGCTCCTCATTTTCTTCTTCGCGATCCAGCTTCGCTGGCTCCCAGTCGCCGGGTATCAGCCGCTCTCAGCCGGACTGTGGGAATCGTTGCGGTACCTGATCCTCCCGGCCATCACCCTTGGAGCAGGGCAGAGCGCCTTTCTCGGCCGGATGACCCGCTCGATGATGCTCGATGTGCTGGGACAGGACTATGTGCGGACCGCCCGCGCCAAGGGCCTGGCTGAGCAGACCGTGATCCTGCGGCACACACTGCGCAACGCCTTTGTCCCGCTGCTCACCATCATCGGGCTGATGACCGCCACCCTGATGAGTGGCGCCGTCATCACGGAGCAGATCTTCGACATCCCAGGGATGGGGCGCCTGCTCATCCAGGCAGTGGTGAGACGCGACTTCCCGCTCGTTCAGGGGGCAGTGCTGGTCATCGCCGCCGTCTATGTGCTGATCAACCTTCTGGTAGATCTCCTGGTCGGTTTCGTCGATCCACGGATCGAGCGTTAG
- a CDS encoding ABC transporter permease: MRREEIVEQGNREHTRATSVAGGRIPRDGSSRALLPPSPLERRWWAQQWFLLRRHKQILIGGAILLVMILSAVLAAVITTNSPTLINGYVRLRAPNEYYFFGTDNQGRDVYSRTVYGARLSLQVGFLTSALTIVCGTLVGMIAGYYRRTEGVIMRITDGMMAFPGIILAIGIMAVRGPSVSNVVIALTIVSTPRVVRLVRSVVMGLRESPMVEAAIATGNPNSRVLWRHILPNIVSPLIVQASFVFAEAVLAEAALSFLGAGAPPEIPSWGNMLADSKNLLRQAPWTMFFPGAALALTVFALNLLGDGLRDLLDPRLRQR; encoded by the coding sequence GTGCGGAGAGAAGAGATCGTCGAACAGGGAAACCGCGAGCACACCCGTGCCACGTCTGTCGCGGGCGGGCGGATCCCGCGCGACGGGTCGTCGCGCGCTCTCCTGCCCCCGTCGCCACTCGAACGGCGGTGGTGGGCACAGCAGTGGTTCCTCCTCCGCCGGCACAAGCAGATTCTGATCGGAGGAGCGATCCTCCTCGTCATGATCTTGAGCGCGGTGCTCGCGGCGGTGATCACAACCAACAGCCCGACCTTGATCAACGGCTACGTGCGGCTACGAGCCCCGAATGAGTACTACTTCTTCGGGACCGACAACCAGGGCCGGGATGTCTATAGCCGCACCGTATACGGTGCACGCCTCTCGCTGCAGGTCGGGTTCCTCACCTCGGCGTTGACGATCGTGTGCGGGACACTCGTCGGCATGATCGCCGGGTACTACCGGCGCACCGAGGGCGTGATCATGCGCATCACCGACGGCATGATGGCGTTTCCGGGGATCATCCTCGCCATCGGCATCATGGCCGTCCGCGGCCCGAGCGTGTCGAACGTGGTCATCGCGCTGACCATCGTCTCAACGCCGCGCGTCGTCCGCCTGGTGCGCTCGGTGGTCATGGGCCTACGCGAGTCGCCGATGGTGGAGGCAGCCATCGCGACCGGGAACCCGAACAGTCGGGTGCTGTGGCGGCACATCTTACCGAACATCGTCTCGCCGCTGATCGTCCAGGCGAGTTTCGTCTTCGCTGAGGCGGTGCTGGCCGAAGCAGCGCTCTCCTTCCTGGGCGCGGGTGCTCCACCGGAGATCCCGTCCTGGGGCAACATGCTGGCTGACTCCAAGAACCTGCTCCGGCAAGCGCCCTGGACGATGTTCTTCCCAGGCGCTGCGCTGGCGTTGACCGTCTTCGCGCTGAACCTGCTCGGGGATGGCCTGCGCGACCTCCTCGACCCACGCCTCCGGCAGCGCTAA
- the folK gene encoding 2-amino-4-hydroxy-6-hydroxymethyldihydropteridine diphosphokinase produces MARAYFGLGANLGDPAAALRSAVDALRQHGTLVAVSSLYETAPVGYTDQPAFLNAVIALDTDESPEALLAAAFEAERARGRVRTFRNAPRTLDVDLLLYDDLCRDDPDLTIPHPRLHERAFVLVPLSEIAPDISHPRLGRSVRDLLAALGDTSADVRLVAGPEWVTE; encoded by the coding sequence ATGGCTCGGGCCTACTTCGGACTCGGCGCGAACCTGGGCGACCCTGCCGCGGCACTCCGCAGCGCGGTGGATGCGTTGCGCCAGCACGGCACGCTCGTCGCCGTCTCGTCGCTCTACGAGACCGCGCCCGTCGGCTACACCGACCAGCCGGCGTTCCTCAACGCCGTGATCGCTCTCGATACGGATGAGTCGCCGGAGGCGCTGCTGGCTGCCGCATTCGAAGCCGAGCGGGCACGGGGCCGGGTGCGCACCTTCCGCAACGCACCCCGAACCCTCGACGTCGACTTGCTGCTCTACGACGACCTGTGCCGCGATGATCCGGACCTGACGATCCCGCATCCCCGCCTGCACGAGCGCGCGTTCGTCCTCGTCCCGTTGTCGGAGATCGCCCCGGACATCTCTCACCCCCGCCTCGGCCGCTCCGTGCGCGACCTCCTCGCCGCGCTCGGCGACACCTCCGCCGATGTCCGCCTCGTCGCCGGCCCGGAGTGGGTGACGGAGTGA
- the folB gene encoding dihydroneopterin aldolase, whose amino-acid sequence MTGDQIIVEGMVFYGYHGVHPEERKLGQRFVVDLEITCNLQPAGRSDALDDTVSYSDLYRITREVVEGEPRALIEAVAESIASEILAAFPMVTAVTVAVWKPEAPIKGTLRRAGVRIHRTRQAEG is encoded by the coding sequence GTGACCGGAGACCAGATCATCGTCGAGGGCATGGTCTTCTACGGCTACCACGGGGTGCACCCGGAGGAGCGGAAGCTCGGCCAGCGCTTCGTCGTCGACCTGGAGATCACCTGTAACTTGCAACCCGCCGGCCGGAGCGACGCGCTCGACGACACCGTCAGCTACAGCGACCTGTACCGGATCACCCGCGAGGTGGTCGAGGGTGAGCCGCGCGCGTTGATCGAGGCGGTCGCCGAGTCGATCGCGAGCGAGATCCTCGCCGCGTTCCCCATGGTCACGGCAGTGACCGTGGCGGTCTGGAAGCCGGAGGCACCCATCAAGGGCACGCTCCGGCGGGCCGGCGTGCGTATCCACCGCACGCGGCAGGCGGAGGGCTGA
- a CDS encoding amidohydrolase, producing the protein MAGAQLITNGTILTMDPAQPEVEAVGVIGERIVAVGQRRLVEAALPRGYRTLDLAGRVCLPGFNEAHNHMIGFGTALGHVPAGYPEVRAIADIVRNVAERARQVPPGTWILGRGYDDNKLAERRHPTRHDLDAAAPEHPVMVVNGSGHMSVVNSLALRLAGITRDTPDPEGGHIVRDEHGEPTGLLQETAQELVRAVIPPPTVEDHVAALRRCNDAYVAAGITSSQDAGSSLPEHLEAYQRAVREGALKLRTSMMIREHLLPHLLGLGIKQGFGDDRLRVGPVKLFIDGSLIGRTAAVSRPFLEDPREDNLGLTMMAQEALDDYVWQAHQAGFQVAVHAIGDRGIEMVLDAYERALARLPRADHRHRIEHCGILRPDLIERIARLGVLVVTQPIFITEYGDGFIRHLGLERIQLTYPFRSLLEAGIRVVFSSDCPVSSYVPLKSVQAAVTERTGSGRSYALEEAITVEEALPLYTVAGAYATFEEGRKGRIQPGMLADFAVLEQDPRAVEPEAIGAVRVSQTIIGGETVYEA; encoded by the coding sequence ATGGCGGGAGCGCAGTTGATCACCAACGGGACGATCCTGACGATGGATCCGGCGCAACCGGAGGTGGAGGCGGTCGGGGTCATCGGGGAGCGCATTGTGGCGGTGGGGCAGCGGCGCCTGGTCGAAGCTGCCCTGCCGCGGGGCTACCGCACCCTGGACCTGGCAGGGCGGGTGTGTCTGCCCGGCTTCAACGAGGCGCACAACCACATGATCGGCTTCGGCACCGCGTTGGGCCACGTCCCGGCCGGCTACCCGGAGGTCCGCGCGATCGCCGACATCGTGCGCAACGTCGCCGAGCGCGCCCGCCAGGTGCCGCCGGGGACCTGGATCCTGGGGCGGGGCTACGACGACAACAAGCTGGCGGAGCGCCGCCACCCTACCCGCCACGACCTCGACGCCGCCGCACCCGAGCACCCGGTCATGGTGGTCAACGGCTCCGGGCATATGTCGGTCGTCAACTCGCTGGCGCTGCGCCTGGCCGGGATCACGCGCGACACGCCGGACCCGGAGGGCGGGCACATCGTGCGGGACGAGCACGGGGAGCCGACCGGCCTCCTGCAGGAGACGGCGCAGGAGCTGGTGCGCGCCGTCATCCCGCCGCCGACGGTCGAGGACCACGTCGCGGCCCTGCGCCGCTGCAACGACGCCTATGTCGCGGCGGGGATCACCTCCAGCCAGGATGCCGGCTCCTCGCTGCCCGAGCACCTGGAGGCCTACCAGCGGGCGGTGCGCGAGGGGGCGCTCAAACTGCGCACCTCGATGATGATCCGGGAGCACCTGCTGCCGCACCTGCTCGGGCTGGGGATCAAGCAAGGGTTCGGCGACGACCGGTTGCGGGTTGGGCCGGTCAAGCTCTTCATCGACGGCAGTCTGATCGGACGCACCGCGGCGGTGAGTCGGCCGTTCCTGGAGGATCCGCGCGAGGACAACCTGGGGCTGACGATGATGGCGCAGGAGGCGCTCGACGACTACGTGTGGCAGGCGCACCAGGCGGGGTTCCAGGTGGCGGTGCACGCCATCGGCGACCGCGGCATTGAGATGGTGCTGGACGCCTACGAGCGGGCGCTGGCGCGGCTGCCACGGGCCGATCACCGGCACCGGATCGAGCACTGCGGCATCCTGCGTCCGGATCTGATCGAGCGGATCGCGCGGCTGGGGGTGCTGGTGGTGACGCAGCCGATCTTCATCACCGAGTACGGGGACGGCTTCATCCGGCACCTGGGGCTGGAGCGGATCCAGCTCACCTACCCGTTCCGCAGCCTGCTGGAGGCGGGGATCCGGGTGGTCTTCTCGTCGGATTGTCCGGTGTCGTCGTACGTGCCGCTCAAGAGCGTGCAGGCGGCGGTGACGGAGCGGACGGGCTCGGGGCGCTCCTATGCGCTGGAGGAAGCGATCACGGTGGAGGAGGCACTGCCGCTGTATACGGTGGCGGGGGCGTATGCCACGTTTGAGGAGGGGCGCAAGGGGCGCATCCAGCCCGGGATGCTGGCCGACTTTGCCGTGCTGGAGCAGGATCCGCGGGCGGTCGAGCCCGAGGCGATCGGCGCGGTGCGCGTCTCCCAGACCATTATCGGCGGCGAGACGGTGTATGAGGCGTGA
- a CDS encoding DUF3500 domain-containing protein, whose product MACWHDAMPRDVGSPAATAQRMGEAAANFLASLTPEQRAKASFPFTHDEERTRWFYTPNPRNGLPLAEMERHQQRLAHQLLATGLSRAGYVTASTIIGLETTLDHLEGWQRPGRGRDPLLYYVSIFGEPTDRGAWGWRFEGHHLSLNYTIVDGRLVSPTPTFFGANPAEAPLGGTASLRPLAAVEDLARELIHLLTEEQRHEAVISPIAPPDIVLGNRPRVVDGALPLPTPALSGQPLTPELQAATEQEWREMGLTSRHLDALRYSSTPRGLAAGRMTAAQREVLGLLVHEYIGRLPEDVAVFELAELRRLGLERIHFAWAGEIEPRRPHYYRLQGPRFVVEYDNTQNDANHIHSVWRDPEDDFGAQLLARHYADAH is encoded by the coding sequence ATGGCGTGCTGGCACGACGCGATGCCGAGGGACGTGGGCAGCCCGGCAGCGACAGCCCAGCGCATGGGAGAGGCTGCAGCCAACTTCCTGGCGAGCCTCACCCCGGAGCAACGCGCGAAGGCGTCCTTCCCCTTCACCCACGATGAGGAACGAACCCGGTGGTTCTACACTCCGAACCCCAGGAATGGCCTCCCCCTCGCGGAGATGGAGCGCCACCAGCAACGGCTCGCTCATCAGCTCCTGGCCACCGGCCTGAGCCGCGCGGGCTATGTCACAGCCTCCACCATCATCGGGCTGGAAACGACGCTCGACCACCTGGAGGGCTGGCAACGACCCGGCCGGGGCCGGGACCCGCTGCTCTACTACGTCAGCATCTTCGGAGAGCCCACCGACCGCGGCGCCTGGGGCTGGCGCTTCGAGGGACATCACCTCTCACTGAACTACACCATCGTGGACGGACGCCTGGTCTCTCCGACGCCGACCTTCTTCGGCGCCAACCCGGCTGAGGCGCCCCTGGGCGGGACGGCCTCGCTGCGCCCGCTGGCCGCAGTGGAGGACCTGGCGCGCGAGCTGATCCACCTGCTCACCGAGGAACAACGCCACGAGGCAGTGATCTCCCCGATAGCCCCGCCCGACATCGTGCTCGGTAACCGACCCAGGGTCGTGGACGGTGCACTGCCCCTGCCGACGCCGGCCCTCTCGGGCCAGCCGTTGACGCCCGAACTCCAGGCCGCGACGGAGCAGGAATGGCGGGAGATGGGCCTGACCTCGCGCCATCTCGATGCCCTGCGCTACAGCAGCACCCCGCGGGGTCTGGCCGCCGGCCGCATGACCGCCGCCCAGCGCGAGGTCCTCGGCCTTCTCGTCCACGAGTACATCGGCCGCCTCCCGGAGGATGTCGCCGTGTTCGAACTGGCGGAACTCCGGCGCCTCGGGCTGGAGCGCATCCACTTCGCCTGGGCAGGGGAGATCGAGCCGCGCCGACCGCACTACTATCGACTGCAGGGCCCGCGCTTCGTGGTGGAGTACGACAACACGCAGAACGACGCCAACCACATCCACTCCGTCTGGCGCGACCCCGAGGACGACTTCGGCGCCCAACTCCTCGCCCGCCACTACGCCGACGCCCACTGA